The Bacteroidota bacterium DNA window TGACGGCATTTGTAATATTTCTTTACGACATATTTGGATTAACATTTATACAAGTTCCCTGGACACCTGTTGCATTAATTGGTACTGCACTGGCTTTTATGATTGGATTTCAAAACAATGCCGCTTATGGCAGAATTTGGGAAGCCAGAAAAATTTGGGGAGGGATAGTAAACAATTCCCGTACATGGGGCATGAAAATCAAAGACATGATTTCGAACGAACATAATAAGGGTGAAAATGTTAGTGAAGAAGAACTTAACAAAATTCGCCTTGGATTTATTTACAGACAAATAGCCTGGCTAATTTCCCTTAGATACGCTATGCGACAACCCCGCAGATGGGAGGTATTCAGAGAACATCGCACTAACAGAGAATGGTCTGATATGATCCATATTCCGGAACAGGTTTCTCTTCTGGAAGACAACTTAATGGAGTACCTCACGAAGGAAGAAATGGATTATATAAACGATAAAACCAATAAGCCTGCTGCTATTTTATTCCTTCAATCGAAAAATCTGCGTATACAAAAGGAAAGAGGTTTGATATGGCAATTTTCCTTTTTGAATTTAGAAAATACACTTCAGGAGTTTTTCAATCTGCAAGGGAAATCAGAACGGATCAAAAACTTCCCTTATCCCAGACAGTATGCTACCTTATCGCACTTTTTTATATGGATTTTTGTACTTTTTTTACCATTTGGAATAGTTCCGGAGTTTTCGGAAATCGGTGAAAAATTTAAAGATAGTTTTCCTTTGATCAGCGATTATTTTGTATGGACATCAATCCCTTTTATCGTTCTGGTAAAATGGGTATTTCACACTATGGAAAGAATTGGAAGAGTTGGCGAAAATCCGTTTGAAGGCTCCTCAAACGACGTGCCTATTTCTACTATATCAAGAGGAGTAGAAATTGATTTATTACAGCTGTTCGAAGTTGATAAAGATATGATACCGGCTCAGTTCCCCGAAGAATATAATGTACAGATGTAGATACAGGCTTACTCTAAATTTTCTGCCA harbors:
- a CDS encoding bestrophin family ion channel, with product TAFVIFLYDIFGLTFIQVPWTPVALIGTALAFMIGFQNNAAYGRIWEARKIWGGIVNNSRTWGMKIKDMISNEHNKGENVSEEELNKIRLGFIYRQIAWLISLRYAMRQPRRWEVFREHRTNREWSDMIHIPEQVSLLEDNLMEYLTKEEMDYINDKTNKPAAILFLQSKNLRIQKERGLIWQFSFLNLENTLQEFFNLQGKSERIKNFPYPRQYATLSHFFIWIFVLFLPFGIVPEFSEIGEKFKDSFPLISDYFVWTSIPFIVLVKWVFHTMERIGRVGENPFEGSSNDVPISTISRGVEIDLLQLFEVDKDMIPAQFPEEYNVQM